From one Luteolibacter sp. SL250 genomic stretch:
- a CDS encoding tetratricopeptide repeat protein — translation MVPDPTLIGKLDEADKSGHLALVRYLCEQILANNPEHSPTLLTYARCLVDLSLYDRCSMVLTKLEKVIPEKVRHLVHAERGHLLRKIGDNEGAEEKYLEAHTLDPDDASYLIYAGAAAMRRGDFPRAEAFLKQAIGCSEGCIDEAYFNLGGCHLAQRRIHEARGCYLKALEIDPAYKVARERLEDLDLLIALQQESSA, via the coding sequence ATGGTTCCGGACCCCACCTTGATTGGAAAACTCGATGAAGCGGACAAGTCCGGCCATCTGGCTCTGGTGCGGTATCTTTGCGAACAGATCCTCGCCAATAACCCTGAGCACTCCCCAACACTGCTGACCTATGCCCGCTGTCTGGTCGATCTCTCCCTGTATGACCGATGCAGCATGGTACTAACCAAACTGGAGAAGGTGATTCCTGAAAAGGTACGCCACCTCGTCCATGCCGAACGAGGCCATCTGCTGCGAAAAATCGGCGATAACGAAGGCGCGGAGGAAAAGTACCTGGAGGCCCACACCCTGGATCCCGATGATGCCAGCTATCTCATCTATGCGGGTGCCGCGGCGATGAGACGCGGGGATTTTCCGCGTGCCGAGGCTTTTCTGAAACAGGCGATCGGGTGCTCAGAGGGCTGCATTGATGAAGCCTACTTCAATCTCGGCGGATGCCATCTGGCGCAGCGCCGTATCCATGAGGCCAGGGGATGCTACCTGAAAGCTCTGGAAATAGACCCCGCTTATAAGGTAGCGCGGGAGCGTCTGGAGGATCTGGATCTCCTCATCGCGTTGCAACAGGAATCCAGCGCTTGA
- the pssA gene encoding CDP-diacylglycerol--serine O-phosphatidyltransferase: protein MPKYRDPDEPKIYFLPNLMTAGNLACGFFAVLMIFFGMIEVNRVVEIKKAAGDLKDYYMPGSEYFQISKKYYEYAILLIFGSCLFDLLDGRLARLGGQDSPFGREFDSLADIVSFGMAPAMLVSKAVLFALPSNIGWILAFVYLLCGAMRLARFNCLAAMPKKPNASTDFRGIPIPMAAGFIASLTFLIIDIYRTDRDLGFWKYALAAAMLGLSALMISDVRYPSFKKVDLRTRSTLWAIVIAAVVVVITVKFRYVMPVVLFSVYLLYGLVRPLISPRLRTEIEVEVEPETESDETPATVNTSEAIPSEIPEKTR from the coding sequence ATGCCGAAGTACCGGGACCCGGACGAACCGAAGATCTATTTCCTGCCCAACCTGATGACGGCGGGCAATCTGGCGTGCGGGTTTTTCGCCGTGCTGATGATCTTTTTCGGGATGATCGAGGTGAACCGCGTGGTGGAAATCAAGAAAGCCGCCGGGGATCTGAAGGACTACTACATGCCGGGGTCCGAGTACTTCCAGATCTCCAAGAAATACTACGAGTACGCCATCCTGCTCATTTTCGGCTCCTGCCTTTTTGACCTGCTGGACGGCCGCCTCGCCCGTCTGGGTGGACAAGATTCCCCGTTCGGCCGGGAGTTCGACTCGCTGGCGGACATCGTTTCCTTCGGCATGGCCCCGGCCATGCTGGTGAGCAAGGCGGTGCTGTTCGCCCTACCGTCGAACATCGGCTGGATCCTCGCCTTCGTCTATCTGCTGTGCGGGGCCATGCGGCTGGCGCGCTTCAACTGCCTGGCGGCGATGCCGAAGAAACCGAACGCCTCCACCGACTTCCGCGGCATCCCCATCCCGATGGCCGCCGGCTTCATCGCCTCCCTCACCTTCCTCATCATCGACATCTACCGGACGGACCGCGACCTGGGCTTCTGGAAGTACGCGCTGGCCGCCGCCATGCTGGGCCTGTCCGCCCTGATGATCAGCGATGTGCGCTACCCCAGCTTCAAGAAGGTGGACCTCCGCACCCGCAGCACCCTGTGGGCCATCGTCATCGCGGCTGTGGTGGTGGTGATCACGGTGAAGTTCCGCTACGTCATGCCGGTGGTGCTGTTCAGCGTCTATCTGCTCTACGGACTGGTGCGCCCGCTCATCTCCCCGCGTCTGCGGACGGAGATCGAAGTGGAGGTGGAGCCTGAAACGGAGAGCGATGAAACTCCGGCGACGGTCAACACCAGCGAAGCCATCCCTTCGGAAATCCCCGAAAAGACGCGATGA
- the gnd gene encoding decarboxylating NADP(+)-dependent phosphogluconate dehydrogenase — MSNSDFGLIGLAVMGQNLVLNVESRGFQVSVYNRTTSVTDEFVNKHPDKKLVGEHTLEGFVNSLASPRKIMIMVKAGGPVDAVIESLIPLLDQGDIVIDGGNSLYTDTERRDKWLGDLGFRFIGAGVSGGEEGARKGPSIMPGGPLSTWEVMKPIFESIAAVAEGEPCVTHIGPGGAGHYVKMIHNGIEYGDMQLICEAYNIFKAAGFTSEELEQVFTDWNAGDLESYLIQITSKIFGQKDPETGKPLVELILDTAGQKGTGKWTIMNAVENAIVISTINAAVEARILSSMKDARVSASAVLEGPKAEISAEKAALVKKVHDALFASKIISYAQGLDLIAAMGKEKGWNLDLGKIAAIWRGGCIIRARFLNDITDAYRSNPDLSNLMLAPFFTKLLNEFQQNWREVIAQATLAGIPVPAFSASLGYYDSYRSAVLPANLLQAQRDFFGAHTYERTDKPRGEFFHTEWPEVIG; from the coding sequence ATGAGCAACAGCGACTTCGGACTCATTGGTCTGGCCGTCATGGGTCAGAATCTCGTTCTCAACGTGGAATCCCGCGGATTCCAGGTTTCTGTCTATAACAGGACCACCTCCGTCACCGACGAATTCGTCAACAAACATCCCGACAAGAAACTCGTCGGCGAGCACACGCTGGAAGGCTTCGTCAACTCCCTGGCCTCCCCGCGCAAGATCATGATCATGGTCAAGGCCGGTGGCCCGGTCGATGCCGTCATCGAATCCCTCATCCCTCTCCTCGACCAAGGTGACATCGTCATCGACGGTGGCAACTCCCTCTACACCGACACCGAGCGCCGCGACAAGTGGCTGGGTGATCTCGGCTTCCGCTTCATCGGCGCCGGCGTTTCCGGTGGTGAGGAAGGCGCCCGCAAAGGCCCGTCCATCATGCCGGGCGGCCCGCTTTCCACCTGGGAAGTGATGAAGCCGATCTTCGAATCCATCGCCGCTGTCGCCGAAGGCGAGCCATGCGTCACCCACATCGGCCCGGGCGGTGCCGGTCACTATGTGAAGATGATCCACAACGGCATCGAGTACGGTGACATGCAGCTCATCTGCGAAGCCTACAACATCTTCAAGGCCGCCGGCTTCACCTCCGAGGAACTGGAGCAGGTCTTCACCGACTGGAACGCGGGCGACCTGGAGTCCTACCTGATCCAGATCACCTCGAAGATCTTCGGCCAGAAGGACCCGGAAACCGGCAAGCCGCTCGTCGAGCTGATCCTGGACACGGCCGGCCAGAAGGGCACCGGCAAGTGGACCATCATGAACGCGGTGGAAAACGCCATCGTCATCTCCACCATCAACGCCGCCGTGGAAGCACGGATCCTCTCCTCCATGAAGGACGCCCGCGTTTCCGCCAGCGCCGTCCTCGAAGGACCGAAGGCCGAAATCTCCGCCGAGAAGGCCGCGCTGGTGAAGAAGGTGCATGACGCGCTGTTCGCCTCCAAGATCATCTCCTACGCACAGGGCCTCGACCTCATCGCCGCCATGGGCAAGGAAAAGGGCTGGAACCTTGACCTCGGCAAGATCGCCGCCATCTGGCGCGGTGGCTGCATCATCCGCGCCCGCTTCCTCAACGACATCACGGACGCCTACCGCTCCAACCCGGACCTGAGCAACCTGATGCTCGCTCCGTTCTTCACGAAGCTGCTCAATGAATTCCAGCAGAACTGGCGCGAAGTCATCGCCCAGGCCACACTGGCCGGCATTCCGGTCCCAGCGTTCAGCGCGTCCCTCGGCTACTACGACAGCTACCGCAGCGCGGTCCTGCCAGCGAACCTGCTGCAGGCCCAGCGCGACTTCTTCGGCGCACACACCTATGAGCGCACGGACAAGCCACGCGGTGAGTTCTTCCACACCGAGTGGCCGGAAGTCATCGGCTGA
- a CDS encoding M28 family peptidase, translating to MTAEKPRRRWTPILLVVIPVWLIVSASVGLWLLFRHEKKEAEKEQARFAQSVSTPLLADDLKKIVTAIGERNPSSEAAAANLSRMASMVEGLLGPSNTGFAVKRHRGPAAWPVLQVTIRGKSEEGPVWVVTSYDSRPGSRGAEANATGLAATFAAAQAMASDKPARSIHFAFVPHLNDPESPVLESTTVLRDLMWEHAPSAVLAVEAMGDAESLWLTSRDVDALPLSKVEGLGKIVGAEVACLGGDSDLASILFEMDVPAVRVATRAILTPDEPDDREPFAPTVSGSTGRLVELIRRCAGVTSH from the coding sequence ATGACCGCCGAGAAGCCCCGCCGCCGCTGGACGCCGATCCTGCTGGTCGTCATCCCCGTGTGGCTGATCGTTTCCGCCTCCGTGGGACTCTGGCTGCTTTTCCGGCATGAGAAGAAGGAAGCGGAGAAAGAGCAGGCGCGTTTCGCCCAGTCCGTCTCCACCCCGCTGCTGGCGGATGATCTCAAGAAGATCGTGACCGCCATCGGTGAACGGAATCCGTCATCGGAAGCGGCGGCGGCCAACCTTTCGCGGATGGCCTCGATGGTCGAGGGCCTGCTGGGGCCGTCGAACACCGGCTTCGCCGTCAAAAGGCACCGCGGCCCGGCGGCATGGCCCGTCCTGCAGGTGACCATCCGTGGAAAGTCGGAAGAAGGCCCGGTATGGGTGGTCACCTCCTACGACAGCCGTCCCGGCAGCCGGGGCGCGGAGGCGAATGCAACCGGCCTGGCCGCCACCTTCGCCGCCGCCCAGGCCATGGCATCGGACAAGCCCGCGCGTTCCATCCATTTCGCCTTCGTACCGCACCTGAATGACCCGGAGTCCCCGGTGCTGGAAAGCACCACCGTCCTGCGGGACCTGATGTGGGAGCATGCTCCCTCGGCGGTTCTGGCCGTCGAGGCCATGGGGGACGCCGAATCCCTCTGGCTGACCTCGCGGGACGTGGACGCCCTCCCTCTTTCCAAGGTGGAAGGTCTCGGCAAGATCGTCGGCGCGGAAGTCGCCTGCCTCGGCGGGGACAGTGACCTGGCGAGCATCCTCTTCGAGATGGACGTGCCCGCGGTCCGCGTGGCCACCCGCGCGATCCTCACTCCGGATGAGCCGGATGACCGCGAGCCGTTCGCCCCGACCGTCTCCGGCTCCACCGGGAGGCTGGTGGAACTGATCCGGCGCTGTGCCGGGGTGACAAGCCACTGA
- a CDS encoding rhodanese-like domain-containing protein, with amino-acid sequence MSVAELSPGTKMGEIMEALPGARRALFARYHLGGCSSCAFSDTETLAELAARSEIDPDEVLAHLLSSHEHDAAMLISPPDLKARLDAGEKIVLVDVRTREEHEAVAIAGSAFFTQESQQQFFSLPPDTVIVIYDHLGRSVLDQVAWFRGHAMKETYGLQGGIDAWSREVDASVQRYRLEME; translated from the coding sequence ATGAGCGTGGCGGAGCTGTCTCCTGGGACGAAAATGGGCGAAATCATGGAAGCGCTGCCGGGTGCCCGGCGGGCGCTGTTCGCCCGCTACCACCTCGGCGGTTGCTCGAGCTGCGCGTTTTCAGACACGGAGACGCTGGCGGAACTGGCCGCCCGCTCGGAGATCGACCCGGACGAGGTGCTGGCCCACCTGCTTTCCAGCCATGAGCATGATGCGGCCATGCTCATTTCCCCTCCGGACCTGAAAGCCCGTCTGGATGCCGGGGAAAAGATCGTCCTGGTGGACGTCCGTACGCGGGAGGAGCATGAGGCCGTGGCCATCGCCGGGTCCGCGTTCTTCACCCAGGAAAGCCAGCAGCAGTTTTTCTCCCTGCCACCGGATACGGTCATCGTCATCTATGACCACCTCGGCCGGAGCGTGCTGGATCAGGTGGCGTGGTTCCGCGGCCACGCCATGAAGGAAACCTACGGCCTGCAGGGCGGCATCGACGCCTGGAGCAGGGAGGTGGATGCCTCCGTGCAACGCTACCGGCTGGAGATGGAGTGA
- the pgsA gene encoding CDP-diacylglycerol--glycerol-3-phosphate 3-phosphatidyltransferase — MNLPNTITFSRLVMTAAFVAAVSFRNAEGYGIGLVLFVIAAISDFIDGWLARKMGLVTPLGKLMDPLADKILVSAAFVFLTEHKLCPVWVTALIIGREFLVTGLRQIAVEAGQVIAADNLGKWKTGFQLTFCITGLVWLTLDHMDDLNPFLAFFHWLTKPWAQGGWVMPLSLWIATALTLISGWNYVWSSRDLLRAKR, encoded by the coding sequence GTGAATCTTCCCAACACCATCACTTTCTCCCGCCTGGTGATGACCGCAGCCTTCGTGGCAGCGGTGTCTTTCCGAAACGCGGAGGGTTACGGGATCGGCCTGGTGCTGTTCGTCATCGCCGCGATCAGTGATTTCATCGACGGCTGGCTGGCACGGAAAATGGGTCTCGTCACCCCCTTGGGCAAGCTGATGGACCCGCTGGCGGACAAGATCCTGGTGAGCGCCGCTTTCGTTTTCCTGACGGAACACAAGCTCTGCCCGGTGTGGGTCACCGCCCTCATCATCGGCCGGGAGTTCCTGGTCACCGGCCTGCGCCAGATCGCGGTGGAGGCCGGACAGGTCATCGCCGCGGACAACCTCGGGAAATGGAAGACCGGGTTCCAGCTCACGTTCTGCATCACCGGTCTGGTCTGGCTGACGCTGGACCATATGGATGACCTGAATCCGTTCCTTGCGTTCTTCCACTGGCTCACCAAGCCATGGGCGCAGGGCGGATGGGTGATGCCGCTGTCCCTGTGGATCGCCACCGCGCTCACCCTCATCTCCGGGTGGAACTACGTCTGGAGCAGCAGGGATCTCCTGCGGGCGAAGAGGTGA